The genomic segment ATAAGGCAGGAAAACCAGGCAGGGGGTACCGTCGATAACGCTGGCATCAGCATCTCTCGATGCAAGGGCGATGTCAAGTTTCGAATCGACCAGAAGGCGAAGCACGCCGAGAGACAAGCTCGGGGAATCGCAAGTCGAGTTTGCACCGAAGTGGAGATTAGGTAATGGTTTGCCCCGTCAGTCCATAGAAGCTTCGGCAATCTGAAGGGGAATTTTGTCGTGTGGCCCGTCGAGGATCGGTTTGGAACTCTCGAATGTGTCGAACTCAGAATTCGCCAAATTCACGACAACTTACAAGTCCGCGATCATTCACCACTCGGTGGTCACGTTTTCGACGTTGATACCGCTGACATAATCCCGCATGGCTCCGTTTCTCGTCGAAAGGGCTTCGAAGACTCTGGTACTAATTCGTTTTGAAATGGTTTTGACCGATCCATCCACCAGGGCAAAGCAGACCAGTTCGCCTTGATGGCTGCTTCCAAACCCGAAGAACTGAAAAACGACTTTTGGGGTGTTTGGCCAAATATCGACGTACGTAAATTTCAGCCAGGGATAATTGGGTTCGGGAGTGTAAGACCAGAACGAATCCCATAAGTCTGGATGTTCTGGATCGTGCCAGACGCGGACACAACAACTGTACTCATCGGCCCAATAGCCGAATAAGGATTCACCGATCATGACCGTGTTCGAAGCGCCATCTGTGACTTCGGCCAGCCGTACTGAACGGTCTTCGTACAGCATTCCATTAGGCGTTCGCGGGGTATTCGGATTCCATTGATCGTCGGAAATGTTGGGGGGATAGACAACGTTTGGATTGTTACTTCTGTACCATTGGGGCTGCGTGTCAAAGGCGCCCATGCATCCCCGATATGTTGAATAGCCCCAATTTTTTGAGGCATTCATGCCCGGGCGTCGATGAGGCAGATTGGGGATGCTGGGACAGACATAGAGTGGAACCGTCGTTCCCAAGTATTGTTCGTTTGGAGTGGTCAAGTACGATGGTTGAGGGAAGCCGGCGCCGGGGATGTCGAACTTGCGCGAGTTGAAATCGAGAGTCGTCTGAACCTGTCCGACATAGGGGAGCAGAATGGCCTGCCAACCCCACCCGCCATCGTTCGATCGTGGTGGTCGTCTTCTGGCCTTGGATGACCGTCTCCACCGAAAATGGCGTTGGTAGTGCAGCATACTGTGGGTAAGACCCGCGAACCCGAATGATGCCGGGTGGGAAAAACTGATACGTGCTCTCGTAGTTGTGCATCCCCAGGATCATCTGCTTGAGGTTGTTCAAACACTGCGTCCGGCGCGCCGTCTCGCGCGCCTGATGGATCGCCGGAATCAACAGTGCTGCCAAGAGCGCGATGATCACCAGGACGACCATCAGCTCAATCATTGTGAAGCCTCGTTTTCGAGGTGGCGCACACTTGCTGTGAATGGCAATGACATGAGTCATCGAAGTGTCTCGCCCAAAAGGATGAAATCCATCAGATGCGGTGATGACAAATTTGACTTCGATTGTTCGTCAGGCAATGGGAAAACTGACTTGCCAACACGGTGCATCGGATCACGCATCGTGATTGAACTTGAATCATGAGCTTCCGTAACAATGGGATTGTATTAACAGGCTAACAAAACTAAGACAAAATAGGAACGAATGCCGTCAATTGCGGTCATTTGACAGACATCGTGTCGGTCGCGCGTTGCGGAGATCGCGCGACCGACCATCGTCAGGATGGCTTTGACAGTCTGCAATGAGACCCAAACCGACTTTGCTTCTCGCAAACTGCGTATGTCACCCGAGTTCGCCATTTCACTTGGTTGATGTTTCGCAAATTGAGTAGTTTTGGCGACCTTTCCCCAACTGATCTCCCCGGAATCGGCAGTTTCCGCTATTTCTTTCGCGGTACCTCGTTATCGGGGAGGTTGTTCTCGGTCAAACCTTGGGTGAGCACACTGTGTCCACGTCGATTTCTGGAATTGATTCCACAGCTTCCACACCCATTCATTGGATTGGAAAGGTCATTGTCGACGCCGTAGTCGCACTTGGCGACCTCGTCACATTTGGCGGTACCACGGCGAAGTGGGTCTTCGCGCGCTTTCCTCGGGGGCGAGTCCTTTGGCCGATCTTGTATGAAGTGGGGGTTCGCAGCGTGCCGGTCGTCTGCGTGACGGGGCTGTTTATTGGCATGGTGCTTGCCGTTCAGTGCTACGACATCCTCAATCAGATGCACTTCCAGAGCCAGATTGGCTCTGTTATTAACGGAACGCTGGTCAAAGAATTGGGACCAGTTCTGGCGGCGGTGATGCTGGCTGGACGAGTCGGCAGCTCGATTGCGGCCCAAATCGGCACGATGAAAGTCAGCGAGCAGATCGATGCGTTGCGAGCGCTCGGGGCCGATCCGATTGCGTACCTCGTGGTGCCGCGGTTTCTCGCCTGTTTTTTGATGATTCCGGCCCTGACGATGATTGCAGAAGGAGTTGGGATCTTCGGTGGATGGTTTGTGTCCACTCAGGTCTACGGTGTCAGCAGCCACTATTTCTGGTCCTTCTCGGACCGATTCGTCACGGCATTCGATGTCGTGACGGGTGTCCTGAAGAGTATGAGTTTCGGGGCTGCGATCGCTCTGATTGCGTGTCAGCGAGGCTTTCGCTGCGGAGCCGGTGCCGAGGGGGTCGGGCGGGCGGCGACGGAAGCTTTCGTGGCGTCGTTTATCGCGATTCTGGCTTTGGACTTCGTGTTGGCTCTGGTGTCAATCCAGGTTGTCCGCCTGTTGTGGATGCTCGGGGTCCCCGTCACTTAGGCGTTTGATTCTCCGAAGACGGGCCGCTTGATGGCCGGTCACATCGATTGCTGAATTCAAATGAGAGGTTAGGAAACCGACAGGTGGCTACGAAGACCAAACTCGTCAAAACTGGTGGGCCAACCGCAACCCGCGGTACAGCCACGGTTCGTTCCGACGTGGCCGTCGAATTGTCGCATGTCAGTCATGCATTCGGTGATCAGCAGGTCCTGCGGGATCTCTCGTTTCGAGTTCGCCGAGGTGAAACGCTGGCGCTGATTGGTGAGAGCGGTTGCGGAAAGAGTGTGACGACGAAGTTGCTGGCCGGGTTGCTTGCGGTCCAAGCAGGCGACGTGCTTTGGGATGGTCGTTCAGTACGTGATCGAGATGTGGCGGAACTTCGGCGTGATCGATTACGGATGGGCTATCTGTTTCAAGGGGCCGCCCTGTTCGACAGCATGAGTGTTTTCGAGAACATCGCATTTGGCCTGCGTGAGAATACCGCGCTGCGTGACGCACAGATTCGCGAGATTGTCGCCGATCGATTGCGTGAGGTTGGGCTCTCGATGGATGTGGGAAACAAGCATCCGGCCGACTTGTCAGGTGGTATGCGCAAACGGGTCGGGCTGGCCCGGGCGCTCGCCATGTCTCCCGATGTGATGTTTTATGACGAACCAACGACTGGGCTCGATCCGATCATGAGTGGCGTCATCAACGATCTGATTCTGCAAACGCAACAGCGGCGAAAGGTGACCAGCATCGTGGTCACGCATGACATGACGACGGTTCGTCACGTGGCTGATCAGGTCGTGATGCTTTACCCGCTGGCTAAACTGAAACCGGACGAGCGACAGATGGTCTTTTCGGGGACAGGTGATGATGTCTTCGCTTCTGGCGACCCGCGCGTCGCACCGTTTGTCGGGAATGGAGTACGTCCGTCGACGGTTTAGTGGATTCACAACAGGGCTGGTGGTCTGAGGCCAGCCTTCAGAGATAAATAGCAACGCGGGTGGACCCGGTTGGAAGGATGAACATGGCCACGGAACGGCAACTTCAATTTCGAGTTGGTGCACTCGTCATCGTCGCCACGTCAATCTGCGTCGGATTGGCGATTCGGTTTGGTGATACGCAATCGTTGTGGAAGCGGCACTATCCACTGACAATTCATTTGGAGAATGGTGCAGGGCTCTATCCCTCGGCGCCCGTGACACTCAGCGGTCTCACGATCGGTTCCGTCCGACGTGTCGAGTTGAATCAGACACGCGGAGGCGTGAACGTCCAGGTTGAAGTCCAGGAGTCGATTCGACTGCCGATCGACAGCCGTGCGATCATTTCACGTTCGCTCATGGGAGAATCGACGGTCGACTTCATCCGCGGAACCGATCCAGATCTGTTGAAGCCGGGGGGGCATCTCGTCGGAATCGCAGCGGCCGATCCTCTGGTGATGGTTCAACGGCTGGAAGCCAGGACGCTCGAAACACTCAGTGCGTTTTCAGAGACCAGCCAGGAATGGGGCAGCGTTGCGAAGAACATCAACATGTTGCTCGACACCGAGCGGGGGCATCTGGATCAGGTCGTCGAGCGGGCGGCGGAATCATTGCATGAATTCACCCGGGCGATGCAAAGTGCGAACGCAATGATCAGTGCTGCCAACCAGATTGTCGCCGATCCTGCCTCACAACAGGCCATTAAGGAAACACTGAATAGCCTGCCGAAACTCGTGAATACAACGCGGACGGCGATTGACGAAACACGTCAGACCGTGGTGG from the Schlesneria paludicola DSM 18645 genome contains:
- a CDS encoding MlaE family ABC transporter permease codes for the protein MSTSISGIDSTASTPIHWIGKVIVDAVVALGDLVTFGGTTAKWVFARFPRGRVLWPILYEVGVRSVPVVCVTGLFIGMVLAVQCYDILNQMHFQSQIGSVINGTLVKELGPVLAAVMLAGRVGSSIAAQIGTMKVSEQIDALRALGADPIAYLVVPRFLACFLMIPALTMIAEGVGIFGGWFVSTQVYGVSSHYFWSFSDRFVTAFDVVTGVLKSMSFGAAIALIACQRGFRCGAGAEGVGRAATEAFVASFIAILALDFVLALVSIQVVRLLWMLGVPVT
- a CDS encoding DUF1559 family PulG-like putative transporter encodes the protein MLHYQRHFRWRRSSKARRRPPRSNDGGWGWQAILLPYVGQVQTTLDFNSRKFDIPGAGFPQPSYLTTPNEQYLGTTVPLYVCPSIPNLPHRRPGMNASKNWGYSTYRGCMGAFDTQPQWYRSNNPNVVYPPNISDDQWNPNTPRTPNGMLYEDRSVRLAEVTDGASNTVMIGESLFGYWADEYSCCVRVWHDPEHPDLWDSFWSYTPEPNYPWLKFTYVDIWPNTPKVVFQFFGFGSSHQGELVCFALVDGSVKTISKRISTRVFEALSTRNGAMRDYVSGINVENVTTEW
- a CDS encoding ABC transporter ATP-binding protein yields the protein MATKTKLVKTGGPTATRGTATVRSDVAVELSHVSHAFGDQQVLRDLSFRVRRGETLALIGESGCGKSVTTKLLAGLLAVQAGDVLWDGRSVRDRDVAELRRDRLRMGYLFQGAALFDSMSVFENIAFGLRENTALRDAQIREIVADRLREVGLSMDVGNKHPADLSGGMRKRVGLARALAMSPDVMFYDEPTTGLDPIMSGVINDLILQTQQRRKVTSIVVTHDMTTVRHVADQVVMLYPLAKLKPDERQMVFSGTGDDVFASGDPRVAPFVGNGVRPSTV
- a CDS encoding MlaD family protein, which codes for MATERQLQFRVGALVIVATSICVGLAIRFGDTQSLWKRHYPLTIHLENGAGLYPSAPVTLSGLTIGSVRRVELNQTRGGVNVQVEVQESIRLPIDSRAIISRSLMGESTVDFIRGTDPDLLKPGGHLVGIAAADPLVMVQRLEARTLETLSAFSETSQEWGSVAKNINMLLDTERGHLDQVVERAAESLHEFTRAMQSANAMISAANQIVADPASQQAIKETLNSLPKLVNTTRTAIDETRQTVVASRQVLDSMNRNLVNLSQVTEPVGKRGEEMVAKLDSSLTNIDSLLTELNRFARVVNQKDGSLQKLVQDPSLYDNLDRSSQSIAVLMKNLEPILRDMREFSDKVARNPELLGVGGAVRPSTGLKDEEILDAKRTAVPKVARGKSPR